From one Gemmobacter sp. genomic stretch:
- a CDS encoding CoA ester lyase: MTPRSWLFIPADSDKKLGKSDETGADALIFDLEDSVAPDRKGLARDMLRAHLAARPPGARKAAFYVRINPLDDAALADLAAVMPAAPDGIMLPKTLGAGCVARLSLYLDAFEAAHGLPAGQTRIIPVATETPRGALTLAGFADTPLPRLVALTWGAEDLSTALGASTNLGADGGWALVYRMARANVLLAARAAGVAAIDTLYVDFRDDAGLRLSCRAAAAEGFDGRIAIHPAQVAGINDSFAPSEADIAHARRIIAAFDAVPGAGTVGLDGRMIDIPHLKQARAVLARHAAITART; this comes from the coding sequence ATGACGCCGCGGTCCTGGCTGTTCATCCCGGCCGACAGCGACAAGAAGCTGGGCAAATCGGACGAAACCGGCGCCGATGCGCTGATCTTTGACCTGGAGGATTCGGTCGCCCCCGACCGCAAGGGCCTGGCGCGCGACATGCTGCGCGCCCATCTGGCCGCCCGCCCGCCCGGGGCGCGCAAGGCGGCCTTCTATGTGCGGATCAACCCGCTGGATGATGCCGCGCTGGCCGATCTGGCCGCCGTCATGCCGGCCGCGCCTGATGGCATCATGCTGCCCAAGACGCTGGGGGCAGGCTGCGTGGCGCGACTATCGCTGTATCTTGATGCGTTCGAGGCGGCGCACGGCCTGCCGGCGGGGCAGACCCGGATCATCCCGGTGGCCACCGAAACCCCGCGCGGCGCGCTGACGCTGGCGGGCTTTGCCGATACGCCGCTGCCCCGGCTGGTCGCGCTGACCTGGGGGGCCGAGGATCTGTCGACGGCGCTGGGGGCCAGCACCAACCTGGGCGCCGATGGCGGCTGGGCGCTGGTCTATCGCATGGCGCGGGCCAATGTGCTGCTGGCGGCACGGGCCGCAGGTGTGGCGGCGATCGACACGCTGTATGTCGATTTCCGCGACGATGCCGGGCTGCGCCTGTCGTGCCGGGCGGCGGCGGCCGAGGGGTTCGACGGGCGCATCGCCATTCATCCCGCGCAGGTCGCCGGCATCAACGACAGCTTCGCCCCGTCCGAGGCCGATATCGCCCATGCCCGCCGCATCATCGCCGCTTTCGATGCCGTGCCGGGCGCCGGCACCGTGGGGCTGGATGGCCGGATGATCGACATTCCGCATCTGAAACAGGCCCGCGCCGTGCTGGCCCGGCACGCCGCCATCACCGCCCGAACCTGA
- a CDS encoding 3-keto-5-aminohexanoate cleavage protein — MRKSDKVIISCAITGSIHTPSMSPHLPVTAAGIAQQALDAAAAGAAILHLHAREEGTGKPTQDIAEYAKFLPVIRDGCDAILNITTGAGLGMSMDQRLAAANHFRPEIASMNMGSFNFNISGAAKRGNFAHDWERPYLEMTTDFILSNTFAQIERAVTELSDHGTRFEFECYDVGHLYNLAHFADRGMVKPPFFVQSIFGILGGIGPEPENLMHMKATADRLFGSDYYLSILAAGRHQFPFVTLGAILGGNVRVGLEDNLYLGRGELAPSNAAQVEKIRRILTELSLPIATPDEARQMLGTKGAGNTGI; from the coding sequence ATGAGAAAATCCGACAAGGTCATCATCAGCTGCGCGATCACGGGGTCGATCCATACCCCCTCGATGTCGCCGCACCTGCCGGTGACGGCGGCCGGCATCGCGCAACAGGCGCTGGACGCGGCGGCGGCGGGGGCCGCCATCCTGCATCTGCACGCGCGCGAGGAGGGCACGGGCAAGCCCACGCAAGACATTGCGGAATATGCGAAATTCCTGCCGGTGATCCGCGATGGCTGCGATGCCATCCTCAACATCACCACCGGCGCGGGCCTGGGCATGTCGATGGATCAGCGGCTGGCGGCGGCCAACCATTTCCGGCCGGAAATCGCCTCGATGAACATGGGGTCATTCAACTTCAACATCTCGGGGGCGGCAAAACGCGGCAACTTTGCGCATGATTGGGAACGCCCCTATCTGGAAATGACGACGGATTTCATCCTGTCGAACACCTTTGCCCAGATCGAACGCGCGGTGACCGAACTGTCGGACCACGGCACGCGGTTCGAATTCGAATGCTACGATGTCGGGCACCTGTACAACCTGGCGCATTTTGCCGACCGCGGCATGGTGAAGCCGCCGTTCTTCGTGCAGTCGATCTTCGGCATCCTGGGCGGCATCGGCCCCGAGCCCGAGAACCTGATGCACATGAAGGCCACCGCCGACCGGCTGTTCGGCAGCGATTACTACCTGTCGATCCTGGCGGCGGGGCGGCACCAGTTCCCGTTTGTCACCCTGGGCGCGATCCTGGGCGGCAACGTGCGGGTGGGGCTGGAGGACAACCTGTATCTGGGCCGTGGCGAACTTGCCCCGTCGAACGCCGCGCAGGTGGAAAAGATCCGCCGCATCCTGACCGAACTGTCCCTGCCCATCGCAACCCCCGACGAGGCGCGCCAGATGCTGGGCACCAAGGGGGCCGGGAACACCGGGATATGA
- a CDS encoding NADP-dependent oxidoreductase: MTRDIPAFGLPDRNRQVILHDRPTGIPQAQHFRLATAPVPDPAMGEILVRNIYLSVDPAQRGWAADVANYSPPVPLGEPMRALAVGQVVRSRADGFAEGDFVYGFFGWQDYAAVPPTAVLHRCIEDLPLEAFASLCGINGVTAWLALTGLGRPRAGDTLVVSTAAGSVGSFVGQIGKGLGCRTIGLTGSDAKVAECQARFGYDVALNYHTADLDAALAQAAPGGVNVYYDNTGGPILDTVLRRMAVGGRVVQCGTAAVASWSPPPTGPRNEREILARRLVWSGFVIFDHMDSYAEACAALTDLHAQGRITWTTDMQQGLDQAPGAIAALYDGRNTGKSLIYIG; the protein is encoded by the coding sequence ATGACGCGCGACATTCCCGCCTTTGGCCTGCCCGACCGCAACCGGCAGGTCATCCTGCACGACCGGCCCACCGGCATTCCGCAGGCGCAGCATTTCCGGCTGGCCACCGCCCCGGTGCCCGACCCGGCGATGGGCGAAATTCTGGTGCGCAACATCTATCTGTCGGTCGATCCCGCGCAGCGGGGCTGGGCGGCGGATGTGGCGAATTACTCCCCGCCCGTTCCGCTGGGCGAACCGATGCGGGCGCTGGCGGTAGGGCAGGTCGTGCGCTCGCGCGCCGACGGCTTTGCCGAGGGGGATTTCGTCTATGGCTTTTTCGGCTGGCAGGACTATGCCGCCGTGCCGCCCACGGCCGTCCTGCACCGCTGCATCGAGGATCTGCCGCTGGAGGCCTTTGCCAGCCTATGCGGCATCAACGGTGTTACCGCCTGGCTGGCGCTGACCGGGCTGGGGCGGCCACGGGCGGGCGATACGCTGGTGGTGTCGACGGCGGCGGGGTCGGTGGGCAGTTTCGTCGGGCAGATCGGCAAGGGGCTGGGCTGCCGCACCATCGGGCTGACCGGCAGCGATGCCAAGGTGGCCGAATGCCAGGCCCGCTTTGGCTATGACGTGGCGCTGAACTACCACACGGCGGATCTGGACGCGGCGCTGGCGCAGGCGGCACCCGGCGGCGTGAACGTGTATTACGACAATACCGGCGGCCCCATCCTGGATACCGTGCTGCGGCGCATGGCGGTTGGGGGGCGGGTGGTGCAATGCGGCACCGCCGCCGTCGCCAGCTGGTCGCCCCCACCCACCGGCCCGCGCAACGAACGCGAGATCCTGGCACGGCGGCTGGTCTGGTCGGGCTTTGTCATCTTTGACCACATGGACAGCTACGCCGAGGCCTGCGCCGCCCTGACCGATCTGCACGCGCAGGGCCGCATCACCTGGACCACCGACATGCAACAGGGGCTGGACCAGGCCCCTGGCGCCATCGCGGCGCTATACGACGGCCGGAACACCGGCAAGTCACTGATTTACATAGGATAA
- a CDS encoding acyl-CoA dehydrogenase family protein: MEIDLSDDQRAIHDSVSQICAQFGDDYWTACEEDARFPEEFYRLMADQGWLGITMPEDVGGANLGVTEAAIMMHAVATGGGGQSAASALHINLFGPHAIVVHGTAEQKQRFLRPLVEGREKACFGVTEPDAGLDTTSIKTFAKRVDGGYVVNGRKMWTSTGQEADRILLLTRTTAKEDCKRPTDGMTLFYTRLDRSKIEVRRIKKLGRNAVDSNAVFIEDLFIPDEDRIGDEGRGFTYLLDSLNPERILVGIEAVGVGRDALRRAANYARERVVFGRPIGQNQGIQHPLAEAWTQLEAAYWMCMRAAFLYDAGKSCGAEANAAKFLAGRAAFDATTKAVLTHGGMGYAREYQVERLFRESILPRIAPVTEQLILSFIAERVLDLPKSY; encoded by the coding sequence ATGGAGATTGATCTTAGCGACGACCAGCGCGCGATCCACGACAGTGTCAGCCAGATCTGCGCCCAGTTCGGCGACGATTACTGGACGGCCTGCGAGGAAGATGCGCGTTTCCCCGAAGAATTCTACCGCCTGATGGCCGATCAGGGCTGGCTGGGCATCACCATGCCCGAAGACGTCGGCGGCGCCAACCTGGGCGTGACCGAGGCGGCGATCATGATGCATGCGGTGGCCACCGGCGGCGGCGGGCAATCGGCGGCATCGGCGCTGCACATCAACCTGTTCGGGCCGCATGCGATTGTGGTGCATGGCACGGCGGAACAGAAGCAGCGGTTCCTGCGTCCGCTGGTCGAGGGCCGGGAAAAGGCCTGTTTCGGCGTGACCGAACCCGATGCCGGGCTGGATACCACCTCCATCAAGACCTTTGCGAAACGGGTCGATGGCGGCTATGTCGTCAACGGCCGCAAGATGTGGACCTCGACCGGGCAAGAGGCGGACCGCATCCTGCTGCTGACCCGGACCACGGCCAAGGAGGACTGCAAGCGCCCGACCGACGGGATGACGCTGTTCTACACCCGGCTGGACCGCAGCAAGATCGAGGTGCGGCGCATCAAGAAGCTGGGTCGCAACGCGGTGGATTCGAACGCCGTCTTCATCGAGGATCTGTTCATCCCCGACGAGGACCGCATCGGCGACGAAGGGCGCGGCTTTACCTACCTGCTCGACAGCCTGAATCCCGAACGCATCCTTGTCGGGATCGAGGCGGTGGGCGTTGGCCGCGACGCGCTGCGCCGGGCCGCCAATTACGCCCGCGAACGTGTGGTGTTCGGCCGGCCCATCGGCCAGAACCAGGGCATCCAGCACCCGCTGGCCGAGGCCTGGACCCAGCTGGAAGCCGCCTACTGGATGTGCATGCGCGCCGCCTTTCTGTATGACGCCGGCAAGTCCTGCGGGGCCGAGGCGAATGCCGCCAAGTTCCTGGCGGGCCGCGCCGCGTTCGATGCCACGACCAAGGCGGTGCTGACCCATGGCGGCATGGGCTATGCCCGCGAATATCAGGTGGAACGGCTGTTCCGCGAATCCATCCTGCCCCGCATCGCGCCGGTTACCGAACAGCTGATCCTGTCCTTCATCGCAGAGCGGGTGCTGGACCTGCCGAAATCCTACTAA
- a CDS encoding SDR family NAD(P)-dependent oxidoreductase: MSGFQDKVVLITGATGGIGAVTARRLAGLGAHLVLVDRDPAPLAALADSLGAATVTASGDIADAATTRDAVDRAMARFGRIDGAFLNAGMEGRVAPVEAQDLADFDRIMQVNVRSVFIGLACVMPVMKAQGAGSVVITSSAAGLRASSGLAPYVASKHALVGLMRAAALEGAAQNVRVNTIHPGAIDTRMIRDLERKMSPDDLDRGRASITAGIPAGRYGQPEEVAALVIFLLGDEAAFCNGGTYQVDGASLAGPRARKF, translated from the coding sequence ATGAGCGGATTTCAGGACAAGGTGGTGCTGATCACCGGGGCAACCGGGGGGATCGGCGCCGTCACGGCGCGGCGGCTGGCGGGCTTGGGCGCGCATCTGGTGCTGGTTGACCGCGACCCGGCACCGCTGGCCGCGCTGGCCGACAGTCTGGGCGCGGCCACCGTCACCGCCAGCGGCGATATCGCCGATGCGGCGACGACCCGCGATGCGGTGGACCGGGCGATGGCGCGGTTCGGCCGCATCGACGGCGCCTTTCTCAACGCCGGGATGGAGGGGCGCGTCGCCCCGGTCGAGGCGCAGGATCTGGCCGATTTCGACCGGATCATGCAGGTCAACGTGCGGTCGGTGTTCATTGGCCTGGCCTGCGTGATGCCGGTGATGAAGGCGCAGGGCGCAGGATCGGTCGTCATCACCTCGTCGGCGGCGGGGCTGCGCGCCTCGTCGGGGCTGGCGCCCTATGTGGCCAGCAAGCATGCGCTGGTGGGACTGATGCGGGCGGCGGCGCTGGAAGGGGCGGCACAGAACGTGCGGGTGAACACCATCCACCCCGGCGCCATCGACACCCGGATGATCCGCGATCTGGAACGCAAGATGTCGCCCGACGATCTGGACCGCGGGCGGGCCTCGATCACCGCGGGCATTCCGGCCGGCCGCTATGGCCAGCCCGAGGAAGTGGCAGCCCTTGTGATCTTTCTGCTGGGTGACGAGGCCGCGTTCTGCAACGGCGGCACCTATCAGGTCGATGGCGCCTCGCTGGCCGGTCCGCGGGCCCGAAAATTCTAG
- the dctP gene encoding TRAP transporter substrate-binding protein DctP, whose translation MRKQIGLAAALGLGAITATAALAEDRKISFSSGFPESAAPPMAYKAVAEWLAGKGFAAEVHSMSLLSFTETPAGIRDGIADAGYVLTPYFPAEFSETNMAADMALLVSSGTDAPALAMTGAMAEYVLLNCPDCVAEYAAQNQLYLSGGASTEYSLVCTKPITTVADLKGISVRSGASVFGRWVEHFGGTKVSIPGSEMYEALSQKVVDCTMVSMPDVRNFQLMDVASDMTVNAPGGVFAGTASMNINLDLWQGLSDQERATMLEAAALMTANVAVIYHRQGIEAEEVVKAAGVKVVRVSDEIAAATKTFVDADLKTIEDQFTKLYGVENAAAKIETIKGLIEKWKGLVAPIDPTNVEAYRNLLTTQIYSKVDLASYGR comes from the coding sequence ATGCGTAAACAGATCGGTCTGGCCGCTGCACTGGGCCTGGGCGCCATCACCGCGACGGCGGCTTTGGCCGAGGATCGCAAGATCAGCTTCAGTTCCGGCTTTCCCGAATCCGCCGCGCCGCCGATGGCCTACAAGGCCGTCGCGGAATGGCTGGCCGGCAAGGGATTTGCCGCCGAGGTGCATTCGATGTCGCTGCTCAGCTTCACCGAAACGCCGGCGGGCATCCGCGACGGCATCGCCGATGCGGGCTATGTGCTGACACCGTATTTCCCGGCGGAATTTTCCGAAACCAACATGGCGGCCGACATGGCCCTGCTGGTCAGCAGCGGCACCGATGCGCCGGCGCTGGCGATGACCGGGGCGATGGCGGAATATGTGCTGCTGAACTGCCCCGATTGCGTGGCGGAATATGCGGCGCAGAACCAGCTTTACCTGTCGGGCGGGGCCAGCACGGAATATTCGCTGGTCTGCACCAAGCCAATCACCACCGTCGCCGACCTCAAGGGCATCTCGGTGCGCTCGGGCGCGTCGGTCTTTGGCCGCTGGGTGGAACATTTCGGCGGCACCAAGGTGTCGATCCCCGGCAGCGAGATGTACGAGGCGCTCAGCCAGAAGGTCGTGGACTGCACCATGGTCTCGATGCCCGACGTGCGGAACTTTCAGCTGATGGACGTGGCATCGGACATGACGGTGAACGCCCCCGGCGGCGTGTTCGCCGGCACCGCGTCGATGAACATCAACCTCGATCTGTGGCAGGGCCTGTCGGATCAGGAACGCGCCACCATGCTGGAGGCGGCCGCGCTGATGACGGCGAATGTCGCCGTCATCTACCACCGGCAGGGGATCGAGGCGGAAGAGGTGGTCAAGGCCGCCGGCGTCAAGGTGGTGCGCGTCAGCGACGAAATCGCAGCCGCGACCAAGACCTTTGTCGATGCCGATCTGAAGACCATCGAAGACCAGTTCACCAAGCTTTATGGCGTTGAAAATGCGGCCGCCAAGATCGAAACGATCAAGGGTCTGATCGAAAAGTGGAAAGGCCTGGTCGCCCCGATCGACCCCACGAATGTCGAGGCCTACCGCAACCTGCTGACGACCCAGATCTATTCCAAGGTCGATCTGGCCAGCTACGGCCGCTGA
- a CDS encoding TRAP transporter small permease, with translation MQNLLGRAIGLTTALGIVAVLLMMLHISTDVIAKYLLGMPMPGTITVVSNYYMVLVAFLPLAFTERKNAHISVEVITEHFPAWLQGGLKIVSLLFCLAIFGALTWQSWIEAGRARTVGAFEIEQNVKLLIWPARYLLPLGCGLMTATLLLRLVIALRRGPVRSLEEPLF, from the coding sequence TTGCAAAACCTTCTTGGCCGCGCCATCGGCCTGACCACGGCCCTGGGCATTGTCGCCGTGCTGCTGATGATGCTGCACATATCCACCGATGTGATCGCCAAATATCTGCTGGGCATGCCCATGCCCGGCACGATCACCGTGGTGTCGAACTATTACATGGTGCTGGTGGCCTTTCTGCCGCTGGCCTTCACCGAACGGAAGAACGCGCATATCTCGGTCGAGGTCATCACCGAGCATTTCCCGGCCTGGCTGCAAGGCGGGCTGAAGATCGTCTCGTTGCTGTTCTGCCTGGCGATCTTTGGCGCGCTGACCTGGCAATCCTGGATCGAGGCGGGGCGCGCCCGCACCGTCGGCGCCTTCGAGATCGAACAGAACGTCAAGCTGCTGATCTGGCCGGCGCGCTACCTGCTGCCGCTGGGCTGCGGGCTGATGACCGCCACCCTCTTGCTGCGTCTGGTCATCGCGTTGCGGCGCGGCCCGGTACGCAGCCTTGAAGAGCCCCTCTTCTAA
- a CDS encoding TRAP transporter large permease, whose translation MSNIEIGYTGIAVLLVLIGLRIPIGPALIGVSFGGIWAMVGSKAAWGALGIIPWNFTATWQMSSVPMFLLMGFLCYHAGLTKGLFNAARLWLARLPGGMAIAAVFGASGFAAVTGSSVACAAAMGRIAVPEMMRQRYDAAFATGTVAAAGTIGALIPPSILLILYGIVAQVPVGKLFMGGVGAGLLTAFGYCVMIVIRARLNPALAPQVTERSSLSERMAALVEVWPVLLLMAGVMGGLFLGVFTPTEAGAAGAALALLIGVVKGSVSWAGLRDSVVETLQTTAALFIIAIGANMLTRFMAISGAGKDLAAIIDAMGAHPMLLLLGISLVYLVLGMFLEPIGAMLLTLPILLPVLTTAGIDLLWFGIILAKLLEIGMITPPVGLNVFVIKSVVGNLVSTGGIFRGILWFLVADLVVVVLLVLFPGIVLWLPGAMN comes from the coding sequence GTGAGCAATATTGAAATCGGATACACCGGCATCGCGGTTCTGCTGGTGCTGATCGGGCTGCGGATCCCGATCGGCCCGGCGCTGATCGGCGTGTCGTTCGGCGGCATCTGGGCCATGGTCGGCAGCAAGGCCGCCTGGGGCGCGCTGGGGATCATCCCGTGGAACTTTACCGCCACCTGGCAGATGAGTTCGGTCCCCATGTTCCTGCTGATGGGGTTCCTGTGCTATCATGCCGGGCTGACCAAGGGGCTGTTCAACGCCGCGCGGCTGTGGCTGGCGCGCCTGCCGGGCGGGATGGCGATTGCGGCGGTGTTCGGCGCATCGGGCTTTGCCGCCGTCACCGGATCGTCGGTCGCCTGCGCCGCCGCCATGGGCCGCATCGCGGTGCCCGAGATGATGCGCCAGCGCTATGACGCCGCCTTTGCCACCGGCACGGTGGCCGCCGCCGGCACCATCGGCGCGCTGATCCCGCCGTCCATCCTGCTGATCCTCTATGGCATCGTCGCGCAGGTGCCGGTCGGCAAGCTGTTCATGGGCGGCGTGGGGGCGGGCCTGCTGACCGCGTTCGGCTATTGCGTGATGATCGTGATCCGCGCGCGGCTGAACCCGGCCCTTGCCCCCCAGGTGACCGAGCGCAGCAGCCTGTCCGAACGCATGGCCGCGCTGGTCGAGGTCTGGCCGGTGCTGCTGCTGATGGCGGGGGTCATGGGGGGCCTGTTCCTGGGCGTCTTCACCCCGACCGAGGCGGGGGCGGCCGGCGCCGCGCTGGCGCTGCTGATCGGCGTGGTCAAGGGCTCGGTCAGCTGGGCGGGCCTGCGCGATTCCGTGGTCGAAACGCTGCAAACCACCGCAGCGCTGTTCATCATCGCCATCGGGGCCAACATGCTGACCCGTTTCATGGCGATCAGCGGCGCGGGCAAGGATCTGGCCGCGATCATCGACGCCATGGGGGCGCATCCCATGCTGTTGCTGCTGGGGATCTCGCTGGTCTATCTGGTGCTGGGGATGTTCCTGGAACCCATCGGGGCCATGCTGCTGACGCTGCCCATCCTGCTGCCGGTGCTGACCACCGCCGGGATAGACCTGCTGTGGTTCGGCATCATCCTGGCCAAGCTGCTGGAGATCGGCATGATCACCCCGCCCGTGGGCCTCAATGTCTTCGTGATCAAAAGCGTGGTGGGCAACCTGGTGTCCACCGGCGGGATCTTCCGGGGGATCCTGTGGTTTCTGGTGGCCGATCTGGTCGTGGTGGTGCTGCTGGTGCTGTTCCCCGGCATCGTGCTGTGGCTGCCCGGCGCGATGAACTAG
- a CDS encoding VOC family protein produces MQKPWITDVRQVCVVSHDLDATIRDYWQRAGIGPWAVWTPRLTGMRVRGRDQPYSMKLALAWTNGFMWEVVQPLDTNSIYHEHLQRQGPGLHHVLVQTSDADFAALIAEAHRRGLPPLMEGTWGLTEFAYLDAEGPLGTVLEVFRRGEGAARPPPDYVYPHMPDTMPL; encoded by the coding sequence ATGCAGAAACCCTGGATCACGGATGTGCGGCAGGTGTGCGTCGTCTCGCATGATCTGGACGCGACAATCCGCGACTACTGGCAGCGGGCGGGCATCGGCCCCTGGGCCGTCTGGACGCCACGGCTGACCGGCATGCGGGTGCGGGGCCGGGACCAGCCCTATTCCATGAAGCTGGCGCTGGCCTGGACCAATGGCTTCATGTGGGAGGTGGTGCAGCCGCTGGATACCAACAGCATCTACCACGAACATCTGCAACGGCAGGGGCCCGGCCTGCACCATGTGCTGGTCCAGACCTCGGATGCCGATTTCGCCGCCCTGATCGCCGAGGCGCACCGCCGCGGCCTTCCCCCGCTGATGGAGGGCACCTGGGGGTTGACCGAATTTGCCTATCTGGATGCCGAAGGGCCGCTGGGCACCGTGCTGGAGGTGTTTCGCCGGGGCGAAGGGGCCGCACGGCCCCCGCCAGATTACGTCTATCCGCACATGCCCGACACCATGCCGCTGTGA